Proteins encoded in a region of the Lysobacterales bacterium genome:
- a CDS encoding SapC family protein yields the protein MARYEVLNNVTHAGLRVVTDFGEVYGDALGMLPAFPTEFADLQREYPIFLRRPREGGDYETVALLGFEPKENLFLREGQWSAHYLPGALARGPFLIGFQHRDMHGEGRPEPVIHVDMDHPRISVSHGEAVFLPHGGHSAYLEHIITVLRGIHDGAQASARMCAAFDALGLIQPIELDVRFDAEHGVKVGGLYALDRARLAALDADALHGLHQAGWLEGAYLLLASQHNVRRLLAEKQRRLRAAATPASPAGRAA from the coding sequence ATGGCACGCTACGAAGTGCTGAACAATGTGACTCATGCCGGGCTGAGGGTCGTTACCGACTTCGGCGAGGTCTACGGCGATGCGCTGGGCATGCTGCCGGCGTTTCCGACCGAGTTCGCCGACCTGCAGCGCGAGTACCCGATCTTTCTGCGCCGACCGCGCGAGGGCGGCGACTACGAAACCGTGGCCTTGCTCGGATTCGAGCCCAAGGAAAACCTCTTCCTGCGCGAAGGCCAGTGGAGCGCGCACTATCTCCCCGGTGCACTCGCGCGCGGGCCATTCCTCATCGGGTTCCAGCATCGGGACATGCACGGCGAAGGCAGGCCTGAACCGGTCATCCATGTCGACATGGATCACCCGCGCATCAGCGTGAGCCATGGCGAGGCCGTGTTTCTCCCGCACGGCGGCCACAGCGCCTACCTCGAACACATCATCACCGTACTGCGCGGCATCCATGACGGCGCGCAGGCCAGCGCGCGCATGTGCGCTGCGTTCGACGCGCTCGGGCTGATCCAGCCGATCGAGCTCGACGTCCGATTCGATGCCGAACACGGCGTCAAGGTCGGCGGTTTGTATGCACTGGATCGTGCGCGTCTCGCCGCGCTGGATGCGGACGCGCTGCACGGCCTGCATCAGGCCGGTTGGCTCGAAGGGGCGTATCTGCTTCTGGCTTCGCAGCACAACGTGCGCCGCCTGCTGGCGGAGAAGCAGCGACGACTGCGGGCAGCAGCAACGCCGGCCAGCCCGGCCGGACGCGCCGCTTGA
- a CDS encoding HAMP domain-containing histidine kinase — MKIPPRRLGAARLASFALLAAGLLLTALIDRNDQRAQLALWRAQSVAEAERVGAELRYRVLRERASLVAVATLYSGSTQVTHEELVEAVEVVRRSRGSARLPQVAWLSVEGRRWTVRQSSAHDRLLSEGARLHGPEAVLRTLQLALAGAPALQIGELFEREGRSFLALAVTAPNGGQPGVLLELIAFDELLDQVGAGLLQGGMHLRILHPLAAGVDHARQPALAGTPEAQHRQRIEMGAYPWTLEWAFDRDFNGSPPSERRLWLWLAGVMVSVSLAFAFFKALDQKRRVEIEVRKQRAELETTYAELHAAVQSLAAQERMAALGQLVAGVAHELGTPIGNALLAATTVESRSRETLDELRQGSLRMSALVEQLEASSEGARLVEQNLERASRLLNSFKQVAVDRASERRREFDLRATIEEIATSLGPQLRGTPHRLRIEVPEGLRLQSYPGALGQILSNLVLNALRHGLAEDSPGEIGIRAAALDGEQIRIVCEDSGRGIPEAIRGRIFEPFFTTRLGSGGSGLGLHISQNLARDVLGGGLRCVPCSSGARFELDLPRRAPEPAGLDPTG; from the coding sequence TTGAAGATCCCGCCGCGCAGGCTCGGCGCGGCCCGGCTGGCCAGCTTTGCCTTGCTCGCTGCCGGTCTGCTGCTGACCGCGCTGATCGATCGCAACGACCAACGCGCCCAGCTGGCCCTCTGGCGCGCCCAGTCTGTGGCCGAAGCCGAGCGGGTCGGCGCCGAGCTGCGCTATCGGGTGCTGCGCGAGCGCGCCTCGCTGGTGGCGGTCGCCACCCTCTACTCAGGGTCGACGCAAGTCACTCATGAGGAGCTGGTGGAAGCGGTCGAAGTGGTGCGCCGCAGCCGAGGCAGTGCGCGGCTGCCGCAGGTGGCGTGGCTGAGCGTCGAGGGCAGACGCTGGACGGTGCGCCAGAGCTCGGCGCATGACCGCCTGCTGAGCGAGGGCGCGCGGCTGCACGGCCCCGAGGCGGTGCTGCGGACCCTTCAGCTTGCCCTCGCGGGCGCGCCCGCACTGCAGATCGGCGAGCTGTTCGAACGCGAGGGTCGCAGCTTTCTCGCGCTTGCGGTGACCGCCCCCAACGGTGGACAGCCCGGCGTGCTGCTGGAGCTGATCGCGTTCGACGAGCTGCTGGATCAGGTGGGTGCGGGGCTGCTGCAGGGAGGCATGCATCTGCGCATCCTGCACCCGCTCGCCGCCGGTGTGGATCACGCCCGCCAACCGGCGCTCGCCGGCACCCCGGAGGCACAGCACCGTCAGCGCATCGAGATGGGCGCCTATCCGTGGACGCTCGAATGGGCTTTCGATCGCGACTTCAACGGCAGCCCGCCCAGCGAACGTCGTCTGTGGCTCTGGCTGGCGGGCGTCATGGTTTCGGTCTCGCTGGCCTTTGCGTTCTTCAAGGCGCTGGACCAGAAGCGCCGAGTCGAAATCGAAGTGCGCAAGCAGCGCGCCGAGCTGGAGACGACCTACGCCGAGCTGCACGCCGCGGTGCAGAGCCTGGCCGCGCAGGAGCGGATGGCTGCGCTCGGTCAGCTGGTGGCCGGCGTCGCCCACGAGCTGGGCACGCCGATAGGTAACGCCCTGCTGGCTGCGACCACGGTGGAGTCGCGCAGCCGGGAAACCCTCGACGAACTCAGACAGGGCAGCCTGCGCATGTCAGCCCTGGTGGAACAGCTGGAGGCCAGCAGCGAAGGCGCCCGCCTGGTCGAGCAGAATCTCGAACGTGCCAGCCGCCTGCTCAACAGCTTCAAGCAGGTCGCCGTGGACCGCGCCAGCGAGCGCCGACGCGAGTTCGACCTCCGGGCCACGATCGAGGAGATCGCCACCAGCCTTGGGCCGCAGCTGCGCGGCACTCCCCACCGGCTACGCATCGAGGTGCCGGAGGGCCTGCGGCTGCAGAGCTATCCCGGCGCGCTGGGTCAGATCCTGAGTAATCTGGTGCTGAACGCGCTGCGCCACGGTCTTGCCGAAGACAGCCCCGGCGAGATCGGCATCCGCGCCGCCGCGCTCGACGGCGAACAGATCCGCATCGTCTGCGAGGACAGCGGTCGCGGCATCCCGGAGGCGATTCGTGGGCGGATCTTCGAACCCTTCTTCACCACCCGCCTCGGCAGCGGCGGCAGCGGCCTCGGCCTGCACATCTCACAGAACCTCGCCCGCGACGTGCTGGGCGGCGGGCTGCGCTGCGTGCCCTGCAGCAGCGGCGCACGCTTCGAGCTGGACCTGCCGCGGCGGGCGCCCGAGCCGGCCGGGCTCGATCCAACCGGTTGA
- a CDS encoding TonB-dependent receptor: MSLNKKRFRSRALFTFVGGVLVINPLYAQTVAESDDAARLDAIVVSGMRGSLEQSMGVRRDSTGIVDAITSEDIGKFPDTNLAESLQRITGISIERRDGEGAQVTARGFGPQFNLVTLNGRQIPGADAFGAPGQVPIGGVDGGTRAFNFAQLASEAVSGLEVYKTGQAHVPSGGIGASINILTARPLDRDGLVANAGLKGMYDESAPFDREITPEVSGIFSYANDEKTWGVSLSTSYQERQGGSIQATENNWNVQPWTGTEAALRPGATVVNPPAIGQLYGMPNDIRYAFADFQRERLNAQGVLQFAPTDSLTLTLDYTYGNNEITEDRGEQTQWLQRSNSFTHLEFDTGQAVATPIYLRDVVGLKDFGLEQQRSMQKYRLDSLGFNAAWRATDDLRFTVDTHQSKSRSLPNDPFTGGGSTFFSLAGTNNCQAGGPYCGGGWAQEFRFNNGLPIASRTWYPSIANAIAGTNGVVNPDFPASQLGSQVLRINAQAQESRVKAGKIDGEWMFDGGRFQFGVDSSDTRMTRRQNSEMYAALGDWGVANAGNESGMTDLLTPFSITRLFSDFGTAGIPTGAWRGDSSALAQWAAQRYGASTRVNPQLAADNEINESVDAAYLQIELDGELGGKTVNTRFGLRYERTDITSTSVVAIPGAIEWQANNDFRIVRSSTLQPFSEKSSYSHLLPNMDFGIDLTEDLKGRVSFSQTMSRVPYGNLYAGPSPNQPSGSILINPSTRATGSAQNPALIPLEADNLDLALEWYFAPSSYVTLTYWNKRVDNFVGNTVVRESLYDLRDPSSGPDARAALDFLLSAACRTQVTAGGGDVDAACSANDTALFTALALLRNPRTGGLGAYNGTVAQVLQMEFDFDLVGEADDPLYLFDVNRPVNQRKAKLSGWELGGQYFLGDTGFGVYANYTIVKGDVGINDAGDPTVDQFALLGLSDTANAMLMYEKYGWSVRLAWNWRDEYLILANQGGSRNPFYVEEYSQWDLSTSYRINDNMTVSLEAINLTGEDIRWRGRSYNQFIKLADQSPRYMLGFRYTF, translated from the coding sequence ATGAGCCTCAACAAGAAGCGGTTCCGTTCGCGGGCTCTGTTTACGTTTGTGGGTGGGGTGCTGGTGATCAACCCGCTCTACGCACAGACCGTCGCCGAGAGCGATGACGCGGCACGCCTCGACGCGATTGTCGTCAGCGGCATGCGCGGGTCTCTCGAGCAGTCGATGGGCGTGCGACGCGACTCGACCGGCATCGTCGATGCCATCACCTCGGAGGACATCGGCAAGTTTCCTGACACCAATCTCGCCGAGTCCCTACAGCGAATCACCGGCATCTCGATCGAGCGCCGCGACGGCGAAGGCGCGCAGGTCACCGCGCGCGGATTCGGCCCGCAGTTCAATCTGGTGACCTTGAACGGGCGACAGATTCCCGGTGCGGATGCCTTTGGCGCTCCCGGACAGGTGCCCATCGGCGGCGTCGATGGCGGCACTCGCGCCTTCAACTTCGCACAGCTCGCTTCCGAGGCGGTCAGCGGCCTTGAGGTCTACAAGACGGGCCAGGCGCACGTACCCAGCGGTGGCATCGGCGCCTCGATCAACATCCTCACCGCACGGCCTCTGGATCGCGATGGCCTGGTGGCCAACGCCGGGCTCAAGGGCATGTACGACGAGTCGGCGCCGTTCGACCGGGAGATCACCCCTGAAGTCTCGGGGATCTTCAGCTACGCGAACGACGAAAAGACCTGGGGCGTGAGCCTGAGCACGAGCTACCAGGAGCGTCAGGGTGGCTCGATCCAGGCAACCGAGAACAACTGGAACGTCCAGCCATGGACCGGAACCGAGGCTGCGCTGCGTCCGGGTGCCACCGTGGTCAACCCGCCGGCGATCGGCCAGCTGTACGGCATGCCGAATGACATCCGCTATGCGTTCGCGGACTTCCAGCGCGAGCGCCTGAATGCGCAGGGTGTCCTGCAGTTCGCGCCGACCGACAGCCTCACGCTGACGCTGGACTACACCTACGGCAACAACGAGATCACCGAAGACCGCGGCGAACAGACGCAGTGGCTGCAGCGCTCCAACAGCTTCACGCATCTCGAGTTCGATACCGGCCAAGCGGTGGCCACGCCGATCTACCTGCGTGACGTGGTCGGCTTGAAGGACTTCGGTCTCGAGCAGCAGCGCAGCATGCAGAAGTACCGGCTGGATTCGCTGGGCTTCAACGCTGCCTGGCGCGCGACTGACGATCTGAGATTCACCGTCGATACCCACCAGTCGAAGTCGCGCAGCCTGCCGAATGATCCGTTCACTGGCGGAGGCTCCACCTTCTTCAGCCTCGCTGGAACCAACAACTGCCAGGCGGGCGGGCCCTACTGCGGTGGTGGCTGGGCCCAGGAATTCCGCTTCAACAACGGCCTGCCGATCGCCTCACGCACCTGGTACCCGAGCATCGCGAACGCGATTGCCGGGACCAATGGGGTGGTCAATCCGGATTTCCCCGCCTCACAGCTCGGTTCGCAGGTGCTGCGCATCAACGCGCAGGCGCAGGAGTCGCGGGTCAAGGCGGGCAAGATCGACGGTGAATGGATGTTCGATGGCGGTCGCTTCCAGTTCGGCGTGGACTCGTCCGATACCCGCATGACCCGTCGCCAGAACAGCGAGATGTATGCGGCGCTCGGCGATTGGGGTGTGGCCAACGCGGGCAACGAATCCGGCATGACCGATCTGCTGACGCCCTTCAGCATCACCCGTCTGTTCAGTGACTTCGGCACCGCGGGCATTCCGACTGGCGCCTGGCGCGGAGACAGCAGCGCACTGGCGCAGTGGGCGGCGCAGCGCTACGGCGCCAGCACCCGCGTCAACCCGCAGTTGGCTGCCGACAACGAGATCAACGAGTCGGTGGATGCCGCCTACCTGCAGATCGAGCTTGACGGTGAGTTGGGTGGCAAGACGGTCAACACCCGCTTCGGACTGCGCTACGAGCGCACCGACATCACCTCGACCTCGGTGGTGGCGATTCCAGGCGCCATCGAATGGCAGGCGAACAACGATTTCCGGATCGTGCGTTCAAGCACGCTGCAACCCTTCAGCGAGAAGTCGAGTTACAGCCATCTGCTGCCGAACATGGACTTCGGCATCGATCTCACCGAAGACCTGAAGGGCCGGGTCTCGTTCAGCCAGACCATGTCGCGCGTGCCCTACGGCAATCTGTACGCGGGCCCAAGCCCGAACCAGCCCAGCGGTTCGATCCTGATCAATCCCTCGACGCGGGCCACCGGAAGCGCGCAGAACCCGGCCCTGATTCCGCTCGAAGCGGACAACCTCGACCTCGCGCTGGAGTGGTACTTCGCACCGTCCAGCTACGTCACGCTGACCTACTGGAACAAGCGCGTCGACAACTTCGTCGGCAACACAGTCGTGCGTGAATCCCTGTACGACCTCCGGGATCCTTCCTCCGGACCCGATGCGCGAGCCGCGCTCGACTTCCTGCTCAGTGCCGCCTGCCGAACCCAGGTGACCGCAGGTGGGGGTGATGTCGATGCCGCCTGCTCAGCCAATGACACCGCGCTGTTCACTGCCTTGGCGCTGCTCCGCAACCCGCGCACAGGTGGTCTGGGGGCGTACAACGGCACGGTCGCTCAGGTGCTGCAGATGGAGTTCGACTTCGACCTGGTGGGCGAGGCCGACGACCCGCTCTATCTGTTCGATGTCAATCGTCCCGTCAACCAGCGCAAGGCCAAGCTGAGCGGCTGGGAACTGGGCGGCCAGTACTTCCTCGGCGACACCGGCTTCGGCGTGTACGCCAACTACACCATCGTCAAGGGTGACGTCGGAATCAACGATGCCGGCGATCCCACCGTGGATCAGTTCGCACTGCTCGGCCTGAGTGACACCGCCAATGCCATGCTGATGTACGAGAAGTATGGCTGGTCGGTGCGTCTGGCGTGGAACTGGCGCGACGAGTATCTGATCCTTGCGAACCAGGGCGGCAGCCGCAATCCGTTCTATGTCGAGGAATACAGCCAGTGGGATCTGAGTACCAGCTACCGCATCAATGACAACATGACGGTGTCGCTGGAAGCGATCAATCTGACCGGCGAAGACATCCGCTGGCGCGGGCGTTCGTACAACCAGTTCATCAAGCTGGCCGACCAGAGCCCGCGCTACATGCTCGGCTTCCGCTATACGTTCTAG
- a CDS encoding tryptophan 7-halogenase, producing MADEARRVRKVVIAGGGTAGWVAACALSHQFRDLLEITLVESEQIGTIGVGESTIPTIRTFHRLLQIDEREFMRATAACFKLSIKFSDWGREGETYIHPFGRTGLGTWACEFHHFWLDSLRRGTRSELADYCLEAAASRADRFALTGAAQGSAASWSTRWEPAQSGPGQGELSYAYHLDAAQYAAFLRRRAEQQGLVRVEGKIREVRQHADSGDVSALVLDSGQVIEGDLFIDCTGFRGLLIEQTLKTGYEDWTHWLPCDRAVAMQTESVGPAVPYTRASAHRAGWRWQIPLQHRVGNGWVFCSRYMSDDEASARLREATRGAALRPPTVVPFVTGRRRQVWSHNVVALGLSSGFIEPLESTSIHLALSGVARLIHMFPFAGIDDSLVRRYNEASRAEAEHVRDFIILHYHANQRDEPMWQECRAMGLPDSLAHRIALFRDRAHAWQGEDELFRVDSWTHVMLGQGIVPRAHHPLSRALPDGDLAQLLAAIRQPIQRRVESMPSHQAFVERYCPAERLR from the coding sequence ATGGCCGATGAAGCGCGCAGGGTCCGCAAGGTAGTGATTGCCGGCGGCGGCACCGCTGGCTGGGTGGCGGCCTGCGCGCTGAGCCATCAGTTCCGCGATCTGCTCGAGATCACCCTGGTCGAGTCCGAGCAGATCGGCACGATCGGCGTCGGAGAATCCACCATTCCGACCATTCGGACCTTCCATCGCCTGCTGCAGATCGACGAGCGCGAATTCATGCGCGCCACCGCCGCCTGCTTCAAGCTGTCGATCAAGTTCAGCGACTGGGGCCGCGAGGGCGAGACCTATATCCACCCCTTCGGCCGCACCGGGCTCGGCACCTGGGCCTGCGAGTTCCACCACTTCTGGCTGGACAGCCTGCGCCGCGGCACGCGCAGCGAGCTTGCCGACTACTGCCTGGAGGCGGCCGCCTCGCGTGCGGATCGTTTCGCCTTGACCGGTGCCGCCCAGGGCAGCGCCGCGAGCTGGTCGACGCGCTGGGAGCCCGCGCAGTCGGGCCCCGGGCAAGGCGAGCTGAGCTATGCCTACCATCTGGATGCCGCGCAGTACGCTGCGTTCCTGCGGCGTCGCGCCGAACAGCAGGGCCTGGTGCGGGTGGAGGGCAAGATCCGTGAAGTCCGCCAGCATGCGGACAGCGGCGATGTTTCCGCCCTGGTGCTGGACAGCGGCCAGGTCATCGAGGGTGATCTGTTCATCGACTGCACGGGCTTTCGCGGGCTGCTGATCGAGCAGACCCTGAAGACCGGCTACGAGGACTGGACCCACTGGCTGCCCTGCGATCGCGCGGTGGCGATGCAGACCGAGTCCGTGGGGCCCGCCGTGCCCTACACGCGGGCAAGCGCCCACCGTGCCGGCTGGCGCTGGCAGATTCCGCTGCAGCATCGCGTCGGCAACGGCTGGGTGTTCTGCAGCCGCTACATGTCCGACGATGAGGCGAGCGCGCGCCTGCGGGAGGCCACACGGGGCGCTGCCCTGCGACCGCCCACGGTGGTGCCCTTCGTGACCGGGCGCAGGCGTCAGGTGTGGAGCCACAACGTCGTTGCACTGGGCCTGTCGAGCGGCTTCATCGAGCCGCTGGAATCGACCAGCATCCATCTCGCTCTGAGCGGCGTGGCGCGACTGATCCACATGTTTCCGTTCGCCGGCATCGATGACTCGCTGGTGCGCCGCTACAACGAGGCAAGCCGCGCGGAAGCCGAGCACGTCCGGGATTTCATCATCCTGCACTACCACGCGAACCAGCGCGACGAACCCATGTGGCAGGAATGCCGCGCCATGGGTCTTCCGGATTCGCTGGCGCATCGCATCGCCCTGTTCCGCGATCGCGCCCATGCCTGGCAGGGCGAGGATGAGCTGTTCCGGGTCGATTCGTGGACGCATGTGATGCTCGGCCAGGGCATCGTCCCGCGCGCGCACCATCCCCTGTCCAGAGCGCTGCCGGACGGCGACCTTGCCCAACTGCTGGCGGCGATCCGACAGCCGATCCAGCGCCGCGTGGAATCGATGCCGAGCCACCAGGCCTTTGTTGAGCGCTACTGCCCGGCCGAGCGCCTGCGCTGA
- a CDS encoding cupin-like domain-containing protein, producing the protein MIQGAVEIRSMDLPFEDVSIELLAAAAEPVVLRGLARHWSLVEAGRQGPNAAMDLLRGHYNGRPVQFSHGEPAIRGRPFYSDDFTALNCEVRRSDLGSVLDALQSQLDTPEPAMYYLASLPVDSCLPGLRERNDLDFASKGIDAPPSIWIGNRVTASCHYDAPNNIACCAVGRRRFTLFPPDQIGNLYPGPLDPTPGGQAVSVIDFNAPDLDRYPRFREAMSVARSVELEPGDALFVPSLWWHHVEALDAFNVLINYWWTSHPAWMPTPMHALYHALWTLRDRPEPEKRAWREVFDYYVFGPADRAGAHLPPAARHVLGPIDEAVARQLRAMLIGKLNR; encoded by the coding sequence ATGATCCAAGGCGCCGTCGAGATCCGTTCCATGGACCTTCCCTTCGAGGACGTGTCCATCGAGCTGCTGGCGGCTGCGGCCGAGCCGGTCGTGCTGCGGGGGCTGGCGCGCCATTGGAGCCTTGTCGAAGCCGGTCGGCAGGGGCCGAATGCGGCGATGGATCTGCTGCGAGGCCACTACAACGGTCGACCGGTGCAGTTCTCGCACGGTGAGCCGGCGATACGCGGGCGGCCGTTCTACAGCGACGACTTCACCGCCTTGAACTGCGAGGTCCGGCGCAGCGACCTCGGCAGCGTGCTCGATGCCCTGCAAAGCCAGCTCGATACGCCCGAGCCGGCCATGTACTACCTCGCCTCGCTGCCCGTCGACAGTTGCCTGCCGGGTTTGCGCGAGCGCAACGACCTCGACTTCGCGTCCAAGGGCATCGATGCGCCGCCAAGCATCTGGATCGGCAATCGCGTCACGGCGTCCTGCCACTACGACGCTCCCAACAACATCGCCTGCTGCGCGGTGGGCCGGCGCCGGTTCACCCTGTTTCCTCCGGATCAGATCGGCAATCTGTATCCGGGCCCGCTGGATCCCACGCCCGGCGGTCAGGCCGTCAGCGTCATCGACTTCAATGCGCCCGATCTCGATCGCTATCCGCGCTTTCGCGAGGCGATGTCAGTGGCGCGCTCGGTCGAGCTCGAACCCGGCGACGCGCTCTTCGTTCCCAGCCTGTGGTGGCATCACGTCGAGGCCTTGGACGCCTTCAACGTGCTGATCAACTACTGGTGGACGAGCCATCCCGCCTGGATGCCGACCCCGATGCACGCGCTGTATCACGCGCTCTGGACCTTGCGCGATCGCCCCGAGCCGGAAAAGCGCGCCTGGCGCGAAGTGTTCGACTACTACGTGTTCGGCCCGGCCGATCGCGCCGGCGCGCACCTGCCGCCGGCAGCCCGCCATGTGCTGGGGCCCATCGACGAAGCTGTAGCGCGCCAGCTGCGCGCGATGCTCATCGGCAAGCTCAACCGATGA
- a CDS encoding sigma-70 family RNA polymerase sigma factor — translation MPQADSDITVLLDAARAGNGEAWHRLVELVYPELKRLARSSLSGHRQHTLNTTALVHECYLRLARAEGTPRDRGHLLSLAVRIMRQVLIDHARERLAQKRGGGAIAVTLDEDAAAELQQFELLVEIDSALQRLAALEPRQAAVFEHRYFGGLNDDDVALALGISPRTAHRDWDAARAWLAAALNAAD, via the coding sequence ATGCCGCAGGCCGATTCCGACATCACCGTTCTGCTCGACGCCGCCCGCGCGGGCAACGGCGAGGCTTGGCATCGGCTGGTCGAGCTGGTCTATCCCGAGTTGAAGCGCCTCGCCCGCAGCTCGCTCAGCGGCCACCGTCAGCACACCCTCAACACCACCGCGCTGGTGCACGAATGCTATCTGCGGCTGGCGCGTGCCGAGGGCACGCCGCGCGACCGCGGGCATCTGCTGAGCCTGGCCGTGCGGATCATGCGCCAGGTGCTGATCGACCACGCCCGCGAGCGTCTGGCGCAGAAGCGCGGCGGCGGCGCGATCGCGGTAACCCTCGATGAGGACGCCGCCGCCGAGCTGCAGCAGTTCGAGCTGCTGGTCGAGATCGATTCGGCCCTGCAGCGGCTGGCCGCGCTGGAGCCGCGTCAGGCGGCGGTGTTCGAGCACCGCTACTTCGGTGGCCTCAACGATGACGATGTCGCGCTGGCGCTGGGCATCTCGCCGCGCACTGCGCATCGCGACTGGGATGCAGCGCGGGCCTGGCTGGCCGCGGCCCTGAACGCTGCCGACTGA